CGAATAGAGCTTCTGAACGCCGATCGTTTCCAATCGCTCGGCCAAACGGCTGGATACGGGTAGAGGCGCCTCGTCAAAAGCCGCTTGGCGACCTTGGAGCAACGTTACAGAATGCGCCCGCTCAGGGTATCGGCGCTTGATGAGTTCGACCGCTTCGGCAACCGAGATGGCGGGTTCCATTGCGCTCATTATACGCCATTTGTCTACTTCTGGAGCTGTTGGCGCTTCATCCTTTGGCGATGGATCCTGGAAACAAGCCCGATGCTGACAAAGTAGAGCAAGCCCATAGGCAAGGCGATCGCGACCATCGAGAAAGCATCGCCGCTCGGAGTGAGCAGCGCGCCCATGAAGGCGATGATCACCAATGCTTGCCGCCAATTGCGCCACATGAACTCTGGCGTGGCCAGCCCGATCTTGGCCAAGAACATCATCACGACTGGAAGCTGAAAGCCTAGGCCGAAGGCCAGCATGAACTTGACTACGAACATCGCCAGCATCGCCACGTCTTGATAGAGCTCGGCGCCTGCGAAATCGTCCAAAAACGTGAGAAACCACTTAAAGGCGGCCGGCAGGGTGAAGTAGCCCATACCGGCGCCGAAAAGGAAAAGGAACACGCTAAACGGCGCGACAAATCGCATCGCCCGCCGCTCCGACGGCGTCAAGCCGGGGGACAAGAAGCCCCAAAGCTGCATCGTAACAAACGGAATCGCGATGATCAATCCTATGATCAGCGATATCTTGAACTTAAGGAAAAAGGCTTCGGGCGCAGAACGAATCACGAGCTTAGAGCCTTCGGGCAGTTGCTTTAACAAAGGTTCGGCTAGAAACTTGTAAACGGTCGGCTCGATGATGAACCCCAGAGCGGCGGCCACGACAACGGCGAACAGCGAGTTGATGATTCGGCGTCGGAGTTCGTCCAAGTGCTCGACAAACGTGGCGCGACGGTCGTCGGGACTCGGCGAAAAGTTCATTGCCTCGTCGTCTAAGTGGGGCGCGGCTGGCATTTACTTATGATACATCAAACAGAGCGCCCAGAACATGGTTCTAGGCGCTCAAACCCTCATTTGGAGCGAATCAGCTCGACCGTTTCGGTGTAGACGGTTCGTACGATCGCGTCGACCGCGTTGCCTCCGCCGCCTGCTGCTCCGCCTCCAGCGCCTGGTCGTCGCCCCGGCGCGTTTCGTCCGCCTGGGCTTCCGCACCGAGGGCGGCTTCGTGGGCCGGCACGACCGGGACAGCGGTGCTCCCATCCCGGACCACGTCAGCGCC
The nucleotide sequence above comes from Armatimonadota bacterium. Encoded proteins:
- the tatC gene encoding twin-arginine translocase subunit TatC produces the protein MPAAPHLDDEAMNFSPSPDDRRATFVEHLDELRRRIINSLFAVVVAAALGFIIEPTVYKFLAEPLLKQLPEGSKLVIRSAPEAFFLKFKISLIIGLIIAIPFVTMQLWGFLSPGLTPSERRAMRFVAPFSVFLFLFGAGMGYFTLPAAFKWFLTFLDDFAGAELYQDVAMLAMFVVKFMLAFGLGFQLPVVMMFLAKIGLATPEFMWRNWRQALVIIAFMGALLTPSGDAFSMVAIALPMGLLYFVSIGLVSRIHRQRMKRQQLQK